One segment of Colius striatus isolate bColStr4 chromosome 11, bColStr4.1.hap1, whole genome shotgun sequence DNA contains the following:
- the CHPF gene encoding chondroitin sulfate synthase 2 isoform X2, with amino-acid sequence MTGSRQTRYISTELGMRQRLFVGVLTSKSTLNTLGVAVNRTLAHRLERLVYFTGTRGRKVPHGMTVVTHSDERPIWNMYQTVRYLLDHYVNDFDWFFLVQDDTYTEAHRISRLVAHLSIDTHLYMGRPEEFIGGDTEGRYCYGGFGYLLSRSLLLLLQQHLESCRNDILSARPDEWLGRCIIDYTAINCAEEHEGLRYHYFELGKNTDPERETDLHFQSAFTVHPVLDPLQMYRLHKYFAQVELERTYQEIQQLQLEIQNASSLSADGDHGATWPVGIPPPFQPKTRFEVLRWDYFTEEQVYACVDGSPKCELRGADLADVADVVATAMEELNRKYQPVLHVHKQQLVNGYRRFDPTRGMEYTLDLQVEVVTQKGHSCSVTKRVHLVRPLSEVEIIPMPYVTEASRINVILPLTAQDRHHATRFLEAYAAAAFESSENAVLTFLFIYDPFEAQQVTQNDVFAPVKAQITEYERKYAEVKIPWISVKTDAPSQIKVMDIISKKHPVDTLFFVAGVGTEVTVDFLNRCRMNTINNWQVFFPIHFQGYNPTIAYHNQVPPATLDLLRDAGRFDRDVFHEACFYNADYMAARTRMAGDVQENEDILETLDIYDMFIKYSNLHVFRAVEPALLQQYRHQACNPRLSEEIYHRCVQSSLEGMGSRSQLAMVLFEQEQGNST; translated from the exons ATGACAGGGAGCAGGCA GACCCGGTAcatcagcacagagctggggatgcGGCAGCGGCTCTTTGTGGGTGTGCTGACCTCCAAGAGTACACTGAACACGCTGGGGGTGGCTGTCAACCGCACGCTGGCCCACCGCCTGGAGCGCCTGGTGTACTTCACGGGCACGCGGGGCCGCAAGGTGCCCCATGGCATGACGGTGGTGACACACAGTGACGAGCGGCCCATCTGGAACATGTACCAGACCGTCAGGTACCTTCTGGACCACTATGTGAACGACTTTGACTGGTTCTTCCTGGTGCAGGACGATACCTACACAGAGGCACACCGTATCAGCCGCCTGGTCGCCCACCTCAGCATTGACACCCACCTCTACATGGGCCGTCCTGAGGAGTTCATCGGTGGGGACACCGAGGGACGCTACTGCTATGGGGGGTTTGGCTACCTGCTGTCCCGCagtctcctcctgctcctgcagcagcatctgGAGAGCTGCCGCAATGACATCCTCAGCGCCCGGCCCGATGAGTGGCTAGGCCGCTGCATCATCGACTACACAGCCATCAACTGTGCTGAGGAGCATGAG GGCCTGCGTTACCACTATTTTGAGCTGGGAAAGAACACGGACCCCGAGCGGGAGACTGACCTACATTTCCAGAGCGCCTTCACGGTCCACCCTGTCCTGGATCCCCTCCAGATGTACCGACTGCACAAGTACTTTGCACAAGTGGAGCTTGAGAGGACCTACCAAGAGATCCAacagctccag CTGGAGATCCAGAATGCCAGCAGCCTGTCCGCTGACGGGGACCACGGTGCCACGTGGCCCGTCGGCATCCCACCCCCCTTCCAGCCCAAAACTCGCTTTGAGGTGCTGCGCTGGGACTACTTCACAGAGGAGCAGGTCTATGCCTGCGTGGATGGCTCCCCCAAGTGCGAGCTGCGCGGTGCAGACCTGGCGGATGTGGCCGACGTGGTGGCCACAGCCATGGAGGAGCTGAACCGCAAGTACCAGCCGGTGCTCCACGTCcacaagcagcagctggtgaaTGGGTACCGGCGCTTCGACCCCACACGCGGCATGGAGTACACACTGGACCTTCAGGTGGAGGTGGTCACCCAGAaggggcacagctgctctgtcaccAAGCGTGTGCATCTGGTGCGGCCCCTCAGCGAGGTGGAGATCATCCCCATGCCCTACGTGACGGAGGCCAGTCGCATCAATGTCATCTTGCCGCTGACGGCCCAGGACCGCCACCATGCCACCCGCTTCCTGGAGGCTTATGCAGCGGCTGCCTTCGAGAGCAGTGAGAATGCTGTGCTCACCTTCCTCTTCATCTATGACCCCTTCGAGGCACAGCAGGTCACGCAGAACGATGTCTTCGCCCCTGTGAAGGCCCAGATCACCGAGTATGAGCGCAAGTACGCAGAGGTGAAGATCCCGTGGATCAGCGTGAAGACGGACGCACCGTCCCAAATCAAGGTCATGGACATCATCTCCAAGAAGCACCCCGTGGACACGCTTTTCTTCGTGGCCGGCGTGGGGACAGAGGTCACTGTTGACTTCTTGAACCGCTGCCGGATGAACACCATCAACAACTGGCAGGTCTTCTTCCCCATCCACTTCCAGGGCTACAACCCCACCATCGCTTACCACAACCAGGTGCCGCCCGCCACGCTGGACCTGCTGCGGGACGCAGGCCGCTTCGACCGCGATGTCTTCCACGAGGCCTGCTTCTACAACGCCGACTACATGGCAGCGCGCACACGCATGGCGGGCGACGTGCAGGAGAACGAGGACATCCTGGAGACCCTGGACATCTACGACATGTTCATCAAGTACTCCAACCTCCACGTCTTCCGGGCCGTGGAGCCCGCCCTGCTGCAGCAGTACCGGCACCAGGCCTGCAACCCCCGACTCAGCGAGGAGATCTACCACCGctgtgtgcagagcagcctggaggGCATGGGCTCTCGCTCCCAGCTGGCCATGGTGCTTtttgagcaggagcaggggaacAGCACCTGA
- the TMEM198 gene encoding transmembrane protein 198, with the protein MPLPGVPRAMTATVQTLRFKLLPHEPGQEWGHSCQQEIERRYQVVPSVVCAMCCLFGIIYCFFGYRCFKAVMFLTGLMFGSIIIFMLCYKERVLDTQLSVEASVGIGLGIGVLCGLVTMLVRSVGLFMVGLLLGLLLAVATLVVMEQFYHPPTVWIPIALLLGVGMLFAVLTLQWQRFFTTLSTAVFGSAIMTVTIDYFIELFLLVQYIYERIKVAPARPVCWYSWVILGVWPLLTTLGVLVQWKVTAEGYSHTEVIISRQQRRVQLMRIKQREDRKEKKKKRRPHHPPPHQHKAHPPEPAYRRKPNPVRRFDGDVLSPSYIQSFRERQTGPSLNSLITSSHAVVDLDYDCSSTVPLTTGSGPAVRV; encoded by the exons ATGCCTCTCCCGGGAGTCCCCAGAGCCATGACTGCAACTGTGCAGACGCTGCGGTTCAAGCTGCTGCCGCACGAGCCGGGCCAGGAGTGGGGGCACAGCTGCCAGCAAGAAATTGAACGTCGCTACCAGGTGGTGCCCTCAGTGGTGTGCGCCATGTGCTGCCTCTTTGGCATCATCTACTGCTTCTTCG GCTACCGTTGCTTCAAGGCCGTCATGTTCCTGACAGGGCTGATGTTTGGCTCCATCATCATCTTCATGCTGTGCTACAAGGAGCGGGTGCTGGACACACAGCTAAGCGTGGAGGCCTCGGTGGGCATCGGACTGGGCATTGGGGTCCTGTGCGGGCTGGTTACCATGCTGGTGCGCAGCGTCGGCCTCTTCATGGTGGGGCTactcctggggctgctgctggcggTGGCCACGCTGGTGGTGATGGAGCAGTTCTACCACCCGCCGACAGTGTGGATCCCCATCGCGCTGCTCCTGGGTGTGGGGATGCTCTTTGCTGTCCTCACCCTGCAGTGGCAGCGCTTCTTCACCACCCTCTCCACCGCCGTCTTCGGCAGTGCCATCATGACCGTCACCATCGACTACTTCATCGAGCTCTTCCTCCTGGTGCAGTACATCTACGAGCGCATCAAGGTGGCCCCCGCTCGCCCTGTGTGCTGGTACAGCTGGGTCATCCTGGGTGTCTGGCCACTCCTCACCACGCTGGGTGTCCTTGTCCAGTGGAAGGTCACAGCTGAGGGCTACTCCCACACAGAAG TGATCATcagccggcagcagcgccgcgTGCAGCTGATGCGCATCAAGCAGCGGGAGGACCgaaaggagaagaagaagaagcgGAGACCCCACCACCCTCCACCCCACCAGCACAAAGCCCACCCGCCTGAGCCTGCCTACCGCCGCAAGCCCAACCCTGTGCGCCGCTTCGACGGGGACGTGCTCTCCCCC AGCTACATCCAGAGTTTCCGAGAGCGGCAGACGGGACCATCCCTGAACAGCCTCATCACCAGCTCCCATGCCGTGGTGGACCTGGACTATGACTGCAGCtccactgtgcccctcaccacgGGCTCTGGCCCTGCTGTGAGGGTATAA
- the CHPF gene encoding chondroitin sulfate synthase 2 isoform X1 produces the protein MRLSLVLSVLRPAGPVAIGVSLGFTLSLLSVTWVEEPCGPPPRPAARPGPDGGPAPPPGPGNANAARRPNAVPAGLGADSWEPRVVPYRPPSPGRAAKKAVRTRYISTELGMRQRLFVGVLTSKSTLNTLGVAVNRTLAHRLERLVYFTGTRGRKVPHGMTVVTHSDERPIWNMYQTVRYLLDHYVNDFDWFFLVQDDTYTEAHRISRLVAHLSIDTHLYMGRPEEFIGGDTEGRYCYGGFGYLLSRSLLLLLQQHLESCRNDILSARPDEWLGRCIIDYTAINCAEEHEGLRYHYFELGKNTDPERETDLHFQSAFTVHPVLDPLQMYRLHKYFAQVELERTYQEIQQLQLEIQNASSLSADGDHGATWPVGIPPPFQPKTRFEVLRWDYFTEEQVYACVDGSPKCELRGADLADVADVVATAMEELNRKYQPVLHVHKQQLVNGYRRFDPTRGMEYTLDLQVEVVTQKGHSCSVTKRVHLVRPLSEVEIIPMPYVTEASRINVILPLTAQDRHHATRFLEAYAAAAFESSENAVLTFLFIYDPFEAQQVTQNDVFAPVKAQITEYERKYAEVKIPWISVKTDAPSQIKVMDIISKKHPVDTLFFVAGVGTEVTVDFLNRCRMNTINNWQVFFPIHFQGYNPTIAYHNQVPPATLDLLRDAGRFDRDVFHEACFYNADYMAARTRMAGDVQENEDILETLDIYDMFIKYSNLHVFRAVEPALLQQYRHQACNPRLSEEIYHRCVQSSLEGMGSRSQLAMVLFEQEQGNST, from the exons ATGCGGCTGTCGCTGGTGCTGTCGGTGCTGCGGCCCGCCGGGCCGGTGGCCATCGGCGTCTCGCTGGGCTTCACGCTCAGCCTGCTCAGCGTCACCTGGGTGGAAGAGCCCTGCGGGCCGCCGCCGCgacccgccgcccgcccgggccCCGAcggcggccccgcgccgcctccCGGTCCCGGCAACGCCAACGCGGCGCGCAGGCCCAACGCCGTGCCCGCCGGGCTGGGCGCCGACAGCTGGGAGCCCCGCGTCGTGCCCTACCGCCCGCCCAGCCCCGGCAGGGCCGCCAAGAAGGCCGTCAG GACCCGGTAcatcagcacagagctggggatgcGGCAGCGGCTCTTTGTGGGTGTGCTGACCTCCAAGAGTACACTGAACACGCTGGGGGTGGCTGTCAACCGCACGCTGGCCCACCGCCTGGAGCGCCTGGTGTACTTCACGGGCACGCGGGGCCGCAAGGTGCCCCATGGCATGACGGTGGTGACACACAGTGACGAGCGGCCCATCTGGAACATGTACCAGACCGTCAGGTACCTTCTGGACCACTATGTGAACGACTTTGACTGGTTCTTCCTGGTGCAGGACGATACCTACACAGAGGCACACCGTATCAGCCGCCTGGTCGCCCACCTCAGCATTGACACCCACCTCTACATGGGCCGTCCTGAGGAGTTCATCGGTGGGGACACCGAGGGACGCTACTGCTATGGGGGGTTTGGCTACCTGCTGTCCCGCagtctcctcctgctcctgcagcagcatctgGAGAGCTGCCGCAATGACATCCTCAGCGCCCGGCCCGATGAGTGGCTAGGCCGCTGCATCATCGACTACACAGCCATCAACTGTGCTGAGGAGCATGAG GGCCTGCGTTACCACTATTTTGAGCTGGGAAAGAACACGGACCCCGAGCGGGAGACTGACCTACATTTCCAGAGCGCCTTCACGGTCCACCCTGTCCTGGATCCCCTCCAGATGTACCGACTGCACAAGTACTTTGCACAAGTGGAGCTTGAGAGGACCTACCAAGAGATCCAacagctccag CTGGAGATCCAGAATGCCAGCAGCCTGTCCGCTGACGGGGACCACGGTGCCACGTGGCCCGTCGGCATCCCACCCCCCTTCCAGCCCAAAACTCGCTTTGAGGTGCTGCGCTGGGACTACTTCACAGAGGAGCAGGTCTATGCCTGCGTGGATGGCTCCCCCAAGTGCGAGCTGCGCGGTGCAGACCTGGCGGATGTGGCCGACGTGGTGGCCACAGCCATGGAGGAGCTGAACCGCAAGTACCAGCCGGTGCTCCACGTCcacaagcagcagctggtgaaTGGGTACCGGCGCTTCGACCCCACACGCGGCATGGAGTACACACTGGACCTTCAGGTGGAGGTGGTCACCCAGAaggggcacagctgctctgtcaccAAGCGTGTGCATCTGGTGCGGCCCCTCAGCGAGGTGGAGATCATCCCCATGCCCTACGTGACGGAGGCCAGTCGCATCAATGTCATCTTGCCGCTGACGGCCCAGGACCGCCACCATGCCACCCGCTTCCTGGAGGCTTATGCAGCGGCTGCCTTCGAGAGCAGTGAGAATGCTGTGCTCACCTTCCTCTTCATCTATGACCCCTTCGAGGCACAGCAGGTCACGCAGAACGATGTCTTCGCCCCTGTGAAGGCCCAGATCACCGAGTATGAGCGCAAGTACGCAGAGGTGAAGATCCCGTGGATCAGCGTGAAGACGGACGCACCGTCCCAAATCAAGGTCATGGACATCATCTCCAAGAAGCACCCCGTGGACACGCTTTTCTTCGTGGCCGGCGTGGGGACAGAGGTCACTGTTGACTTCTTGAACCGCTGCCGGATGAACACCATCAACAACTGGCAGGTCTTCTTCCCCATCCACTTCCAGGGCTACAACCCCACCATCGCTTACCACAACCAGGTGCCGCCCGCCACGCTGGACCTGCTGCGGGACGCAGGCCGCTTCGACCGCGATGTCTTCCACGAGGCCTGCTTCTACAACGCCGACTACATGGCAGCGCGCACACGCATGGCGGGCGACGTGCAGGAGAACGAGGACATCCTGGAGACCCTGGACATCTACGACATGTTCATCAAGTACTCCAACCTCCACGTCTTCCGGGCCGTGGAGCCCGCCCTGCTGCAGCAGTACCGGCACCAGGCCTGCAACCCCCGACTCAGCGAGGAGATCTACCACCGctgtgtgcagagcagcctggaggGCATGGGCTCTCGCTCCCAGCTGGCCATGGTGCTTtttgagcaggagcaggggaacAGCACCTGA